Genomic segment of Candidatus Poribacteria bacterium:
GGGGTTCACTTAATTAATCTCTGCTCCCTGCTTTTATTGCAATAGCAGTGGAGCCATCAGTCCGAAGAGAGGCATGAAAATTTGAAACCTTATGAACTGCTGCTTATCATCACGCCTGACCACGATGAAAACGAAGCAGAGGCTCTTACGAATCAAGTAAAGAGCATCATTGAAAACGGTGGGACTCTCCTAAAAGTTGATCCGTGGGGAAAGAAGCGACTCGCCTATCCGATCCGGAAACGGAGTGAAGGCTATTATGTGCTCTACATTTTTGAGAGTGCACCGAGTTTTGTCGCCGAACTGAACCAATCCTTGCATGTCATTGAAGCGATTTTGCGCTATATGGTCGTCCAATACGAGGATGATATTGAAAAGTTAAAAGCGGAATTCGCCAGCAAGACAGTCGAAGATAAGGAATCGACACCAGATGAGGAACCCGCATCGGATGAAGGATCAACACCGAGTGAAGATTCGACATCGGATGATGATACAGCGACTGAAGATACAACAGATGATGATGCAGAGGCTGAAGGTACAACAGAATCTGCCTAAATAAGCGTCATCTAAATTTTGAGCGAGTTTTTGGATTGTAGGCAACCTCCAAAGGTTCGAGCCTACAGATGAAGAGGAGAAATCATGGCAAGTTACAACAAGGTCATCCTAATGGGCAATTTGACCCGCGACCCCGAAATGAAGTACATTCCGAGTGGGAGTGCCGTTACAAATTTTGGACTCGCTGTGAATGAGCGATACACAGACCGGCAAACGGGTGAGCAGAAAGAGAATACCTGCTTTGTTGAGATTGAGGCATGGGGCAGGCAAGCCGAAGTGGCCAATGAGTACTTAAGCAAAGGGCGACCTGTCTTCATTGAGGGTGCTCTCAAGTTTGATTCTTGGGAAACTGAGGACGGCAGTAAAAGGAGCAGACTCTCGGTTCGCGTCTTTCGGCTTCAATTAATGGGCGGCAGGCGTGATGAAGATGAAATGGGTGGTGGTTACGCGGATGCCCAACCTGCAGCGGCACCAACACAGTCCGCTTCTTATGAAGATGCGCCTGCAGCACCTGAACCGAGTAGCGCGCCTTCCGCAACAGAAGACGACATCCCGTTTTGAGCGTTCTAACAAGCGGTAGCGGAATGTCAGTGAAAACCTGACTCGGTGAACCTAACACCGCATATCTCACCCTAACTGCTTCACTGAAAACGGTGTCGTGGAAAGCAAGGGGAAATGACGCATGTATGAGGATAGAGCAATCTCTTAACAGAGAATCCAAAAGAGACACGTCCGATAACACTGACAAGGATAAGCGAAAGCTCAATGCAACGCAAGCCTCAAGAACGTCGATATAGATGCTCTGAAAAACTATATGCGATTGAAAGTGAAAACTTGAATGATTATTGTAGAACGTAATAATCATATTAGGCTTACCAATCGCAACGTTATGCTTCATAACGAATTGGGGTATAGTTCAATCCTAAATCAGTACTAAATGTCCGCTACAAGGAAGTTAGAAAGAACCTAAATGGACTCACGTAGCCCACAAGGTTGAGGAGAACGTCTAAAGCACGTTCAGATACATTCTTTATCCTAAATCTAAAGTATTTCAACTAAAAAGGTGAAATCGTGGATACACGCCACTT
This window contains:
- the rpsF gene encoding 30S ribosomal protein S6, encoding MKPYELLLIITPDHDENEAEALTNQVKSIIENGGTLLKVDPWGKKRLAYPIRKRSEGYYVLYIFESAPSFVAELNQSLHVIEAILRYMVVQYEDDIEKLKAEFASKTVEDKESTPDEEPASDEGSTPSEDSTSDDDTATEDTTDDDAEAEGTTESA
- a CDS encoding single-stranded DNA-binding protein; protein product: MASYNKVILMGNLTRDPEMKYIPSGSAVTNFGLAVNERYTDRQTGEQKENTCFVEIEAWGRQAEVANEYLSKGRPVFIEGALKFDSWETEDGSKRSRLSVRVFRLQLMGGRRDEDEMGGGYADAQPAAAPTQSASYEDAPAAPEPSSAPSATEDDIPF